A single genomic interval of Natronoarchaeum philippinense harbors:
- a CDS encoding ATP-binding protein, whose amino-acid sequence MANLDDFEAFEGDADDADASASNNGGDGDDGVEDDFETVDADPAGSDRGVGTVAVSQGLRIAEDSDDSCVRAYITAGNRSSIRIGKYLLVPYPDGERLFARIAGLEYAQEFHADDATEIHARRAMRQDGIDEADYKFLADLEALAVLYQDDADGELKRRMTDRVPKPQTVVREATDTGEIKTGLKIPDDGVFLGHLSVGGEKVRTSAEPPTIDYRLKDDYEDGDPLAFRHTLVAGGTGSGKTHTAKNLLRQFLAEDRTYRMDDGRSVRPAVVQFDPQDEYAQMHDDNEDLADADARRYEREGIAHGGHDDTIAFVPKVGDATYATDDHRAEQVEFTIPFSMVRSNEWLVAGGGLNDNQYNGLRLLLDRFFDQHGNGGTYQQFMTFLDDPALREELDEGGHVHEATFDAIHRRVRGFGNVFDQDARPITDQIERFVRPGGMTVVPTYHINDTRAAETVVLAVSSLLVDQKLSNDPLYDRIKRTPVVLGMDEAHNFLTDAESTQARRVIGKFTDAAKQGRKERLGLFLITQDPQDIADSVFKQINTTLVLNLGDEDAIKSVNIPANLESKVPYMEKGQMVVYSPDNSEPVELIGLSNCVTKHS is encoded by the coding sequence ATGGCAAATCTGGACGACTTCGAGGCGTTCGAGGGGGACGCCGACGACGCCGACGCTTCGGCGTCGAACAACGGCGGCGATGGCGACGACGGCGTCGAAGACGACTTCGAGACCGTCGACGCCGACCCTGCCGGCTCGGATCGGGGTGTCGGGACCGTCGCAGTCTCGCAGGGGCTTCGCATCGCCGAGGACTCGGACGACTCGTGCGTTCGCGCCTACATCACGGCCGGAAACCGCTCGTCGATCCGGATCGGCAAGTACCTGCTCGTCCCCTACCCCGACGGCGAACGGCTGTTCGCCCGGATCGCCGGGCTGGAGTACGCACAGGAGTTTCACGCCGACGACGCGACCGAGATCCACGCCCGGCGAGCGATGCGTCAGGACGGCATCGACGAGGCCGACTACAAGTTCCTCGCGGACCTCGAAGCGCTCGCCGTTCTCTATCAGGACGATGCCGACGGCGAGCTCAAGCGCCGGATGACCGATCGGGTTCCCAAGCCCCAGACCGTCGTCCGCGAGGCGACCGACACCGGCGAGATCAAGACCGGTCTAAAGATCCCGGACGACGGCGTCTTTCTCGGCCACCTCTCCGTTGGCGGCGAGAAGGTTCGCACGAGCGCCGAACCGCCGACGATCGACTACCGGCTCAAAGACGACTACGAGGACGGCGACCCGCTCGCCTTCCGGCACACGCTCGTCGCCGGCGGGACGGGGTCGGGCAAGACTCACACCGCCAAGAACCTCCTCCGCCAGTTCCTCGCGGAGGACCGAACCTATCGGATGGACGACGGCCGCTCGGTTCGACCGGCGGTCGTCCAGTTCGACCCCCAAGACGAGTACGCCCAGATGCACGACGACAACGAGGATCTGGCCGACGCCGACGCTCGGCGCTACGAGCGCGAGGGGATCGCCCACGGCGGCCACGACGACACGATCGCCTTCGTCCCGAAGGTCGGCGACGCCACCTACGCGACCGACGACCACCGCGCCGAGCAGGTCGAGTTCACGATCCCGTTCTCGATGGTGCGCTCGAACGAGTGGCTCGTCGCCGGCGGCGGGCTCAACGACAACCAGTACAACGGGCTTCGCCTCCTGCTCGACCGCTTTTTCGATCAGCACGGCAATGGCGGCACCTACCAGCAGTTCATGACCTTCCTCGACGACCCCGCACTGCGCGAGGAACTCGACGAGGGGGGCCACGTCCACGAGGCGACGTTCGACGCAATCCACCGTCGCGTCCGCGGGTTCGGCAACGTGTTCGATCAGGACGCCCGGCCGATCACCGACCAGATCGAGCGGTTCGTCCGTCCGGGCGGGATGACGGTCGTTCCGACCTACCACATTAACGACACCAGAGCCGCCGAGACGGTCGTGCTCGCCGTCTCCAGCCTGCTGGTCGACCAGAAGCTCTCGAACGATCCGCTGTACGACCGGATCAAGCGCACGCCGGTCGTGCTGGGGATGGACGAGGCCCACAACTTCCTGACCGACGCCGAGAGCACGCAGGCACGCAGGGTGATCGGCAAGTTCACCGACGCCGCAAAACAGGGCCGTAAGGAGCGACTGGGACTCTTTCTCATTACGCAGGACCCACAGGACATCGCCGATTCCGTGTTCAAGCAGATCAACACGACGCTCGTGCTCAACCTCGGTGACGAGGACGCCATCAAGAGCGTCAACATCCCCGCGAACCTCGAAAGCAAGGTCCCCTACATGGAGAAAGGTCAGATGGTGGTGTACTCGCCCGACAACTCCGAGCCGGTCGAGCTGATCGGCCTCTCGAACTGCGTGACCAAGCACAGCTAA
- a CDS encoding DUF7113 family protein, which yields MLLVRGSAGGTELTGTIYERGERAPQFKGAPDEDAAYVWVCDEFYEVESGGTVQKVDGEDVHVAFESPMPRGFDTREQATEAARDHVRTQFVRIGVDADDVDVEVSKTEPDEKAQL from the coding sequence ATGTTACTAGTCCGCGGTAGTGCCGGTGGAACGGAGTTGACCGGGACGATCTACGAGCGGGGGGAGCGGGCGCCGCAGTTCAAGGGCGCGCCCGACGAGGACGCCGCCTACGTTTGGGTCTGTGACGAGTTCTACGAAGTCGAGAGCGGGGGAACCGTCCAGAAAGTCGACGGCGAAGACGTTCACGTCGCCTTCGAGTCGCCGATGCCCCGCGGGTTCGACACCAGAGAACAGGCGACAGAGGCGGCCCGGGACCACGTCCGCACGCAGTTCGTCCGCATCGGCGTCGACGCCGACGATGTCGACGTCGAGGTGTCGAAGACCGAGCCCGACGAGAAAGCACAGCTTTGA
- a CDS encoding DNA double-strand break repair nuclease NurA → MTLDPVHFEGITQLARRITQSVDETDQTEFVETVWDEFLDPLVDDDGRTVLCPLGEQRRCEVPIEDVALRDAEYPTCHGLDSGTINPTTFKNGLVLDVAQAAMASTPSELDLHRDRTVVITAHTNDRTTDLDDGWTKWDEGHTDRRILQAPRVSSFEESVVHELSLYLAESHHAIEHAESVSDLFVLDGPIYPKGMLNWADRAPELANLLYDEEEPRDVIANYVELVETFADRQIPLVGFVKNPSTKAITRALRASGREAPWVNDTAFFTKVLEQVEFADRTGPDGETYRERERRTDVLTFTNWFRSRGGADRLLAADADAFGVERTLDPVDYEVTFFPIYDPRDDLLYRVEAPYAFTKNAECRERLAMQLLRDVAAERGPPLAVEKADELARIGADETESLRTELEATFATDRLRSYNDRRWGVDAPAGEEF, encoded by the coding sequence GTGACGCTCGACCCGGTTCACTTCGAGGGAATCACCCAGCTCGCCCGGCGGATCACCCAGTCGGTCGACGAGACCGACCAGACGGAGTTCGTCGAGACGGTCTGGGACGAGTTTCTCGATCCACTGGTCGACGACGACGGCCGGACGGTGCTGTGCCCGCTGGGCGAGCAACGCCGCTGTGAGGTACCGATCGAGGACGTGGCGCTCCGGGACGCCGAGTACCCGACCTGTCACGGACTCGACTCGGGGACGATCAACCCCACGACGTTCAAAAACGGGCTCGTCCTCGATGTCGCGCAGGCGGCGATGGCGTCGACGCCGTCGGAACTCGACCTCCACCGGGATCGCACGGTCGTGATCACGGCCCACACCAACGACCGCACCACCGACCTCGACGACGGCTGGACGAAGTGGGACGAGGGCCACACCGACCGGCGAATCCTGCAGGCCCCTAGGGTGTCGAGCTTCGAGGAAAGCGTCGTCCACGAGCTCTCCTTGTATCTCGCCGAGAGCCACCACGCCATCGAGCACGCCGAATCGGTTTCTGATCTCTTCGTGCTGGACGGGCCGATCTACCCCAAGGGGATGCTCAACTGGGCCGACCGCGCGCCCGAACTGGCGAACCTGCTGTACGACGAGGAAGAGCCCCGTGACGTGATCGCCAACTACGTCGAGTTGGTCGAGACGTTCGCCGACCGGCAGATTCCGCTCGTCGGCTTCGTGAAGAACCCCTCGACGAAGGCGATCACGCGCGCGCTCCGAGCTTCCGGCCGCGAGGCGCCGTGGGTCAACGACACCGCATTTTTCACCAAAGTCCTCGAACAGGTCGAGTTCGCCGATCGCACCGGTCCCGACGGCGAGACCTACCGAGAGCGCGAGCGCCGCACCGACGTGCTGACCTTCACCAACTGGTTCCGGTCGCGGGGCGGCGCCGACCGACTGCTCGCCGCGGACGCCGACGCCTTCGGCGTCGAGCGCACCCTCGATCCCGTGGACTACGAGGTCACGTTCTTCCCGATCTACGATCCGCGGGACGACCTGCTGTACCGCGTCGAGGCGCCCTACGCGTTCACGAAAAACGCGGAGTGCCGCGAACGGCTGGCGATGCAACTCCTCCGGGACGTTGCTGCAGAGCGCGGGCCGCCGCTCGCGGTCGAAAAAGCCGACGAACTCGCACGGATCGGCGCCGACGAGACCGAGTCGCTCCGCACCGAATTAGAAGCGACGTTCGCCACGGACCGACTGCGGAGCTACAACGACCGGCGCTGGGGCGTCGACGCGCCGGCGGGCGAAGAGTTCTGA
- a CDS encoding arsenate-mycothiol transferase ArsC, which produces MTDSEPTHVAFVCVQNAGRSQMATAFARRERAQRGADEQSSSSPRSASPHEDAEAQGASSLGSASPRQDAADRIEITTGGTQPADHVHEEVVTVMDEAGFDLSDRTPREVTPEELQTVDYVITMGCSAQDVCPATWNGENRDWGLDDPDGQDLDAVREIRDEIELRVHELFDELLDE; this is translated from the coding sequence ATGACCGATTCCGAGCCGACCCACGTCGCGTTCGTCTGCGTCCAGAACGCCGGCCGCAGCCAGATGGCGACCGCCTTCGCTCGGCGCGAACGCGCCCAGCGGGGCGCCGACGAGCAAAGCTCGTCGAGCCCTCGTTCGGCTTCGCCTCACGAGGACGCCGAAGCGCAAGGCGCTTCGAGCCTTGGCTCGGCGTCGCCTCGCCAAGACGCCGCCGACCGGATCGAGATTACCACCGGTGGCACTCAACCGGCTGATCACGTCCACGAGGAGGTCGTGACGGTGATGGACGAGGCAGGCTTCGATCTCAGCGATCGGACGCCCCGTGAGGTGACGCCCGAGGAACTGCAGACTGTCGACTACGTGATCACGATGGGCTGTTCGGCCCAAGATGTCTGCCCGGCGACGTGGAACGGCGAGAACCGCGACTGGGGTCTCGACGACCCCGACGGACAGGATCTCGACGCCGTCCGCGAGATCCGCGACGAGATCGAGTTGCGCGTCCACGAACTGTTCGACGAACTGCTCGACGAGTAG
- the gpmI gene encoding 2,3-bisphosphoglycerate-independent phosphoglycerate mutase, whose product MDAAIVVLDGWGIADHDRLNAVEAADTPHFDRLADAGAYGQLDVTGRRVGLPDGQMGNSEVGHLNIGAGRVVYQEYTRINDAIADGSFQTNEAIQNAFDYADENDGKVHFMGLVSDGGVHSSQEHLHALIGMAAERGVDAVTHAFTDGRDTAPHGGEEYLADLQEVVDEQGTGDVATVTGRYYAMDRDQNWERTKRAYDAIVNREGDHVADSAVDAVQESYERETTDEFVEPTCVEGAPALSDGDGIVFFNFRSDRGRQLTRMLADIRPEWEFETTPPETELVTMTQYDKTFDVPVAFPPEQPEDVLGEVLADAGKTQLRLAESEKYAHVTYFLNGGREVEFDGEVREIVESPDVPTYEETPAMSAPEVTDTAIDVIEREDPDAMVLNYANPDMVGHTGDYDAAVAAVEAVDEQLGRLVDALEDAGAHVLITADHGNADDMGTPEDPHTAHTYNEVPLVYVSPKGDDDGRDVRSGGSLCDLAPTMLGLMGVDQPEVMTGESLLE is encoded by the coding sequence ATGGACGCTGCGATCGTCGTACTCGACGGCTGGGGAATCGCGGACCACGACCGACTCAACGCGGTCGAAGCCGCCGACACGCCGCACTTCGACCGGCTTGCAGATGCCGGGGCGTACGGACAGCTCGACGTGACGGGGCGTCGCGTCGGCCTGCCGGACGGCCAGATGGGCAACAGCGAAGTCGGCCACCTCAACATCGGCGCCGGCCGAGTCGTCTATCAGGAGTACACCCGGATCAACGACGCCATCGCCGACGGGTCGTTCCAGACCAACGAGGCGATCCAAAACGCCTTCGATTACGCCGACGAGAACGACGGCAAGGTTCACTTCATGGGACTGGTCAGCGACGGCGGCGTGCACTCCTCACAGGAGCATCTCCACGCGCTGATCGGCATGGCCGCCGAGCGCGGCGTCGACGCCGTCACCCACGCCTTCACCGACGGCCGGGACACCGCACCCCACGGCGGCGAGGAGTATCTCGCGGACCTGCAGGAGGTCGTCGACGAGCAGGGCACCGGCGACGTTGCCACCGTCACGGGCCGATACTACGCGATGGACAGGGACCAAAACTGGGAGCGCACGAAGCGTGCGTACGACGCCATCGTAAACCGCGAAGGCGATCACGTCGCCGACTCGGCCGTCGACGCAGTACAGGAGTCCTACGAGCGCGAGACGACCGACGAGTTCGTCGAGCCGACGTGCGTGGAGGGCGCGCCGGCACTGTCGGACGGCGACGGGATCGTCTTCTTCAACTTCCGGTCGGACCGCGGTCGACAGCTCACCCGGATGCTCGCGGACATCCGCCCCGAGTGGGAGTTCGAGACGACGCCGCCGGAGACCGAACTGGTGACGATGACCCAGTACGACAAGACGTTCGACGTGCCCGTCGCGTTCCCGCCCGAACAGCCCGAGGACGTGCTCGGCGAGGTGCTGGCCGACGCCGGCAAGACCCAGCTCCGACTCGCCGAGTCCGAGAAGTACGCCCACGTCACCTACTTCCTCAACGGCGGCCGCGAGGTCGAGTTCGACGGCGAGGTCCGGGAGATCGTCGAGAGCCCGGACGTGCCGACCTACGAGGAGACGCCGGCGATGAGCGCCCCCGAAGTCACCGACACCGCGATCGACGTGATCGAGCGCGAGGACCCCGACGCGATGGTGCTGAACTACGCCAATCCGGACATGGTCGGCCACACGGGCGACTACGACGCCGCCGTCGCCGCGGTCGAAGCCGTCGACGAGCAACTCGGCCGGCTGGTTGACGCGCTCGAAGACGCGGGCGCACACGTGCTGATCACCGCCGACCACGGCAACGCCGACGACATGGGAACGCCCGAGGATCCCCACACCGCCCACACCTACAACGAGGTTCCGCTGGTCTACGTCTCGCCCAAAGGAGATGACGACGGCCGCGACGTGCGCTCCGGCGGGTCGCTCTGCGATCTCGCGCCGACGATGCTCGGGCTGATGGGCGTCGACCAGCCCGAAGTGATGACCGGCGAGAGTCTGCTGGAGTAG
- a CDS encoding response regulator, with protein MVHILHVDDDPQLGKLVKRFLERDDSGIDCRVRIETSPAAALDRIRSDETELDCVISDYRMPEMNGIELLRAVRETHPELPLLLFSGEEPNDVAAEIIRAGVTDYLQKGVGTEQYTHLIRRVEHAIDSEGEFEADEAVELDGVGIVGHDEQFEEVDESYAEYYRYDADEIEGKHWSELHPDDEVEHIRTHVLPVVQEGGKWSGHSTGVRADGSTFTESKMVTTLDDGRLLIAVSELDGQL; from the coding sequence ATGGTACACATATTACACGTCGACGACGACCCGCAGCTCGGCAAGCTCGTCAAACGGTTTCTCGAACGCGACGACAGTGGCATCGACTGTCGGGTTCGCATCGAAACGTCGCCCGCAGCGGCGCTCGACCGCATTCGGTCCGACGAAACGGAACTCGACTGCGTGATCAGCGACTACCGGATGCCGGAGATGAACGGCATCGAACTGCTGCGTGCGGTCAGAGAAACCCATCCCGAGCTACCGCTGTTGCTCTTTTCGGGTGAAGAGCCGAACGATGTCGCGGCCGAAATCATCCGTGCGGGCGTCACCGACTATCTCCAGAAGGGCGTCGGAACGGAGCAGTACACGCATCTCATCCGACGCGTCGAACACGCCATCGATAGTGAGGGGGAGTTCGAAGCCGACGAGGCGGTCGAACTCGACGGCGTCGGTATCGTCGGCCACGACGAACAGTTCGAGGAAGTCGACGAGAGCTACGCCGAGTACTACCGGTACGACGCCGACGAGATCGAGGGCAAACACTGGTCCGAACTTCACCCCGACGACGAAGTCGAGCACATTCGCACGCACGTGCTGCCCGTCGTCCAAGAGGGTGGCAAGTGGTCGGGCCACAGCACCGGCGTCCGCGCTGACGGCTCGACGTTCACCGAATCGAAGATGGTCACCACCCTAGACGACGGTCGGCTTCTCATTGCTGTCTCGGAACTCGACGGACAGCTCTAG
- a CDS encoding pyridoxamine 5'-phosphate oxidase family protein, translated as MATIPEEDRDLFEKKTFAHVSTTLPDGAPHVTPVWIDYDAEENRLLVNTERHRRKTKNVEHDPTVGVSMTDPDDPYRAVSIVGEVEEITTDGAREHIDELSQRYTGEDYQTPIQSERVLLKIRPDRVF; from the coding sequence ATGGCCACGATACCGGAGGAAGACCGCGACCTGTTCGAGAAAAAGACGTTCGCACACGTCTCGACCACACTGCCGGACGGTGCGCCACACGTCACGCCGGTGTGGATCGACTACGACGCCGAGGAAAACCGGCTGCTGGTCAACACCGAGCGCCACCGCCGAAAGACCAAGAACGTCGAGCACGACCCGACCGTCGGCGTCAGCATGACTGATCCCGACGACCCCTACCGGGCCGTCTCGATCGTCGGCGAGGTTGAGGAAATCACCACCGACGGCGCCCGCGAGCACATCGACGAGCTCTCGCAGCGGTACACCGGCGAAGACTACCAGACGCCGATCCAGAGCGAGCGCGTGCTGCTGAAGATTCGCCCGGATCGCGTGTTCTGA
- a CDS encoding VOC family protein, producing the protein MSDDAPDVTAERPDSAFRVTGTDHITLIGSNEEDTIEFYRDLLGMPLVLRQPNLDDPNSTHLFFDTGDGRILTFFVQDGRQSNPQPHRHRVGSVHHLSFSIDPEDFVDIKESLDDAGRGYNEFDRGIFHSLYTRDHNGLTIELSTDKFDVPDDRRGEVLATAQRLRVEDGAEYAEERHLEAALEELGIDADKYELPDASSGVGGVE; encoded by the coding sequence ATGTCCGACGATGCACCCGACGTTACCGCTGAACGGCCCGACAGCGCGTTCCGCGTGACCGGCACCGACCACATCACGCTCATCGGTAGCAACGAGGAGGACACGATCGAGTTCTACCGCGACCTCCTCGGCATGCCGCTGGTGCTTCGCCAGCCCAACCTCGACGATCCGAACTCGACGCACCTGTTTTTCGACACCGGCGACGGCCGCATCCTGACGTTTTTCGTCCAAGACGGCCGTCAGTCGAACCCCCAACCCCACCGCCACCGCGTCGGGTCGGTGCATCACCTCTCGTTTTCGATCGACCCCGAGGACTTCGTCGACATCAAGGAGTCGCTCGACGACGCCGGCCGCGGCTACAACGAGTTCGACCGCGGCATCTTCCACTCGCTGTACACCCGCGACCACAACGGCCTGACCATCGAACTCTCGACCGACAAGTTCGACGTGCCCGACGACCGCCGCGGCGAGGTGCTGGCGACCGCTCAGCGACTTCGCGTTGAGGACGGCGCCGAGTACGCCGAGGAGCGGCATCTGGAAGCCGCGCTGGAGGAGTTGGGCATCGACGCCGATAAGTACGAACTGCCCGACGCGTCCAGCGGTGTCGGCGGCGTCGAATAG
- a CDS encoding DNA-directed RNA polymerase subunit H, translating to MVDVSQHELVPEHTVVDEETLDGVLEEYDIGRTDLPKIKRVDPAIPDDAEVGDVVKIVRDSRTTDRAVTYRLVVE from the coding sequence ATGGTAGACGTAAGCCAACACGAACTGGTTCCCGAGCACACGGTCGTCGACGAGGAGACTCTCGACGGCGTGCTCGAGGAGTACGACATCGGCCGCACAGACCTACCGAAGATCAAGCGCGTAGACCCCGCCATCCCTGACGACGCCGAAGTCGGGGACGTAGTCAAGATCGTGCGGGACTCACGAACGACGGACCGAGCCGTCACGTACCGACTGGTGGTTGAATAA
- a CDS encoding DNA-directed RNA polymerase subunit B'', which produces MDTEDRREISREYFGKDRLAEHHYRSFNSFLDRGMQEVVDEKETIETDIGDKEGEEPVHVELGDVRIVTPRVREADGSEELLYPQEARLRNITYSAPVFMEMDIVKGDPEEGEDRVVDSTETKVGRMPIMVGSNKCNIAGFDDEDLVEIGEDPADPGGYFIVNGSERVLMTSEDLAPNKILAEYDSKYGDEIQVAKTFSQRRGYRALVLVERTRDGLLEVSFPSVSGSVNFVTLVRALGLESDEEIVHRVSDDPEIVKFMLENLEAADVQTTEEAIETLGERVASGQGKNYQLKRANYVIDRYLLPHLHEDGVEEEDVRINKAYYLCRMAEACFELALDRRESDDKDHYANKRLKVSGDLMKDLFRTALNKLARDVKYQLERANMRNRQLSVNTVVRSDVLTERLEHPIATGNWVGGRSGVSQLVDRTDFMGVLSHLRRLRSPLSRSQPHFEARDLHATQWGRICPSETPEGPNCGLVKNFAQAMELSQNVEDERELKRELASMGVEGIPGIEGVDRTAEGD; this is translated from the coding sequence ATGGACACGGAAGACAGACGAGAGATTTCGCGGGAGTATTTCGGGAAGGATCGACTCGCAGAACATCACTATCGCTCGTTCAACTCGTTCCTCGACCGAGGAATGCAGGAGGTCGTCGACGAGAAGGAGACGATCGAGACCGACATCGGCGACAAGGAAGGCGAAGAGCCCGTCCACGTCGAGCTCGGCGACGTCCGCATCGTGACGCCCCGAGTTCGGGAGGCCGACGGGAGCGAGGAGCTGCTCTATCCCCAAGAAGCCCGCCTGCGCAACATCACCTACTCGGCGCCCGTCTTCATGGAGATGGACATCGTGAAGGGCGATCCCGAGGAGGGCGAGGATCGGGTCGTCGACAGCACCGAAACCAAGGTCGGCCGGATGCCGATCATGGTCGGCTCGAACAAGTGTAACATCGCCGGCTTCGACGACGAGGACCTCGTCGAGATCGGCGAGGACCCCGCCGACCCCGGCGGCTACTTCATCGTCAACGGCTCCGAGCGGGTGCTGATGACCAGCGAGGACCTCGCGCCGAACAAGATCCTCGCGGAGTACGACAGCAAGTACGGCGACGAGATTCAGGTCGCCAAGACGTTCAGTCAGCGACGGGGGTACCGCGCGCTGGTGCTCGTCGAGCGAACCCGTGACGGTCTGCTCGAAGTGTCGTTCCCCTCTGTGTCTGGCAGCGTCAACTTCGTCACGCTCGTTCGCGCTCTCGGGCTCGAATCCGACGAGGAGATCGTCCACCGCGTCAGCGACGATCCCGAGATCGTGAAGTTCATGCTGGAGAATCTGGAGGCCGCAGACGTCCAGACCACCGAAGAAGCCATCGAGACGCTGGGCGAACGCGTCGCCTCCGGGCAGGGCAAGAACTACCAGCTCAAGCGCGCCAACTACGTCATCGACCGGTACCTGCTTCCCCACCTCCACGAGGACGGCGTCGAGGAGGAAGACGTGCGGATCAACAAGGCGTACTATCTCTGCCGGATGGCCGAAGCCTGCTTCGAGCTCGCGCTCGACCGACGCGAGTCCGACGACAAGGACCACTACGCCAACAAGCGCCTGAAGGTCAGCGGCGACCTCATGAAAGACCTGTTCCGGACGGCGCTGAACAAGCTGGCCCGCGACGTGAAGTACCAGCTCGAACGGGCCAACATGCGTAACCGACAGCTTTCGGTCAACACCGTCGTCCGGTCCGACGTGCTGACCGAGCGGCTCGAACACCCCATCGCAACCGGGAACTGGGTCGGCGGCCGCTCGGGCGTCTCCCAGCTGGTCGACCGCACCGACTTCATGGGCGTTCTCTCGCACCTGCGGCGCCTGCGTAGCCCGCTCTCGCGCAGTCAGCCCCACTTCGAGGCGCGTGACCTGCACGCCACCCAGTGGGGACGTATTTGCCCCTCCGAGACGCCGGAGGGACCGAACTGTGGTCTGGTGAAGAACTTCGCACAGGCCATGGAGCTATCGCAGAACGTCGAGGACGAACGAGAGCTCAAGCGCGAACTGGCGTCGATGGGCGTCGAGGGCATCCCCGGCATCGAGGGCGTCGACCGAACGGCGGAGGGAGACTAA